atcattttatccggctataaactaatttatacttcccttttattgtttttctttccatattttgaattttattactatcatattaggaaaataaaatatcatttttaagaaaatgattaCACTACTGTTTATCCAGCAATAAACTAATTTACACTTCCtttttattgttcatttttccttattttgaattttattactattatattaggaaattaaaatatcccttttaaaaaaaagtagttACATCATCAAATTGGACTAGTAGGACAGGTCACACTTACACAGCCTGACCTGTTTTAGAATGTGCTATAATCAACACTGTAATAAATTACATAGCTGTCATTTCCTTCTATGTATTTTGGGTTCTTCATTTCTTTACAAGGAATCTCCCTTACAAATATTCAATCAGTCATTCGAGGGTGCACATTTTTCTTTACTGAGTAGTAGTATTGATTTTCAGTATTTTTCAACATATCGATCTTGTTTTCGCACCAACTTAACTGCTATACAAATGGTAATACAATGCAATTTGTTTGTAGAGAACGTGCTATCCTAGCATTATATGATAATAATCGAGTCTTTAAAATCACAATTAATTAGATAAGATTTAAATATGAGTGATTGATAAGACAAATTTATAACTACTACGATCGAGAAACACATTTACTTACATAATCCAAGATTAGGCTTAATTACTAACACGATCATCGACCGTTAACATCAAGCTACTACCGTTTTGTTGAAACACATTCTCCATAGTACTATAGACTAACTAAACACAATTTTGAAAAGTGACGAATAATTTGTATTACACATGCCAATGTGAGAATTTAGAGTGAAATGAGATAACTTAGAGGCCTAATTTCATTAGTTTGGGCCTTCAATTCCTGAGTTTTTTGTCCCCTATATATACGCTTCCCATTCAATAAGATTTTCATTCCATAATATCCCAAAAGTCTAATAGAGCATTCATTTGTAACCTTGTTACTTGTTTCTTTTGTCCACCCATCTTTTGGCAATGGCAAACACTTGAAAGAGAACTAGGGGAGGACAAAGGATTGagattaaaatgattgaaaatgatgatgatcAGTTGATCACATTCTTGAAACGTCAATTAggaatctataagaaaataggCGAGCTCTCCAGTTTATGTGGTAAtgagatttttttatcattttttcacCCGCAGGAAAACCTTTTACATTTGATCACCCTTCTATCGAATCTATTGCTAACCGCTTTTTAAACGGAAACATACCTGTGATTGACGACGCTCACGCTCTTATTGAGGCTCACCGTATGGTAAGAATCAATAAGGTAATCCAGCTTTACAATGAGGTGCACAGCCAAATGGATGCATCAAATGAGACACAAAAGGTGCTTACTCAACAGGTCACAAGTGGGACAAATTCTAATCGTTGGTGGGAAACTCCCCTTGATCAACTTAACCCAAGGGAGCTCTATGAATGATACTATAACAACCCGGTTTTAACCCTAGTCagacagtggtttcgggaccataaatctgagttaaaaaatattttaatattatttttcgtgcttatagtatgtgaattgacatgtgtcacatttttgtgatttattttatccgtttgtgtgcttaattatgaaaaagacttaatcgcgtaaaatacaAAAGTGACTTGCTAATTGCTAAAGTGCTATAGTGATATGGCTTTCATTATGTGGGTCCTTATGTTCAAATTAAACCTTTGAAATTATGTATGGACATAAAAGCCTAAGGTTAGTGGATTTTAAATGAAACTAAAAAGGTTAGAAAGggaaatttataattaaataatgaaataataaaataaaagtatgaaattagGCCATTATGTCCATCTTAGGCCTATATTaacaagaaaagagaagaaaaagactaaGTTAGGGTTCGACACTTATTTTTGGTGATTAAGGTATGTGTTTTGATCCATTTTTGacaatttctatgtttttgtgattgttgtttaacattttattaaaccTATGCCtcaatttttgattttgatgaagaTTGTGAATTAatccattgatgaatttgtgagtttaatgatgttaattgatgaattatgaAAGATAGGTGttggattaatatgttttgtattgagattgttgatgaatttgagtattttgggataaattgtgaaaataaaaattgaggggataaaatgtgaaataaatgaaatatgtaagCTTATATGGGCTAAAGGAATATTTGGCCAAGCTAGgatattatcaaattatgtgtattttgtgttttgtgaaatagggactaaattgtgaaaaatgtgaattttaggggctaaagtgcaaattgcccaaattatatgtttatggatgaaattgaatgagtatattaataaacaagtcaaatttgtattaatttagatcaagaaaagaggaaatcagaattggatcgggggaaatctAAAGTTGTCGAATAGTCGTCCGGTTCGTTCGTCTTtgtccgaggtaagttcataagtaaataaatgtcattaatttgaatgtttatgtattataaatgccgaattgaattttaatgaagATGTGTGTAAATGccaaattattttatgcatggGAAAATTCTTTacgagtttgatattattggaTTACGACATCCgaaagccccgtacgaaccGTAGGGTTCTGATATGtgattttgtgtaagaccacgtctaggaTATTGGCattgatttgagatttacgtgtaagaccctgtccgGGATAGTGGCATCGTTATTTGACTACATGTAAGATcacgtctgggacattggcattgtacgagcttttgAGCTATCCGtgtatccttttttattttgaatggttCTACGGGAAAAGACATGACAAGACCAAAAGTGAGTTTGACTTAAACGATTAAGGTAAGTATTAAGTTTATAcaaactttgaaagaaaaggTAAGTGTTGATGATTTTAGTGATCACATAAACTTTATGAGAAACgagattatatatatgtacgaaAATAGTTAGGTTTGGTTGTTTCGAAATGAGTTATGAATGTTTTTGTgttaatttatttgcttatgccttactaagctttccaagtttactttttatgtttattcGTTGTTTTATAGATATTGAAAGTTAGCTCGAGATCGTTGAGGaacatcatcacactatcgatatctattttggtattttgaaagaaaacttGTATTTATAactaatggcatgtatagtctagctTAATATGGTTGATTTTGAATTGTGCATATTTATAGctaagccatgcgaaaatggcttgctCATGTTGCTAATGGTTGTGATTATAcaatcatgatatatatatgagtaaTGTGTATTGTTTTATGATTCGATTATGTGATGTTAATGTAGTGATGGTTGTGATTTAGACTATGATAAGTTCTATGATCTAAGTCATATTTATATGATTGCatgtatattgaattttttttataggtaCGGTTATAAATGGTACAATTAGCTTTAATTGAGTTGTGAAATTGGTTGTATTTGTTATGTGGGAACTATGCTATACTTTGGATAATTGacatattgaaatggtatgctTGCATTAGTAACATGGTTAGAATTGATGAATAAAGTGTATATCTATATTCAACTAAAATATTAGACTCATATTAATGTGATTTGGTTATGTAAATGTATTTTAAACATGCAATTTAGGTGTACATTTAATGTTATATGTGCGTAAAATGGTTCAAATTAGCATGGTTACATGCGCAATAACTTGTGTCAAGAGAAAAAGTATATTTGGTCTTGAAATGATGCTTGTTTAATTAAGTATATGCAAAGTGATATGTTTAATATGGGTGATCGGAAATGACTCAATTAATCTATGCTTAAATGCACAAACTTGTAATGGGAaaataagtatgttttggtattataGATTGATGTATAATTATCTTGTTTATAGGTCTAGAGTTGGTAAATAATGCACATGCAAAATCGGTTTAAGTTAGGTAAATTGAATGTGTATCGATAGACGTATATACGTCATGGTTGCTAATGTTTGAATTGTtgactattattatttaaatgagtTGGGCATGATTTGAGTATATTTTATATGGTAAATTTTAGTCGAGTAGAGGAAAGAATAAATGACATTGTGTGCTCATGATTTGTCTTGAATGGTTCAATTTAATGTGGTTATATGCGCATAGGAATTAtcttatatttgatatttagtttattaaatgtatttttcgTCATGTTATaagcttaaaagaaaattttaatattcgaACGTTATGCATATAGTAGTATTAAgctttgaaatttgaataggATTAGTGTATTAAAGTGATTGTTTTATGGAGCATGAAATGCAATGAATTCCTGTTTTGAGTCGGGTTATGTTCCGTAATGCCTCACAACCCTAatccggtgacggatacgggttaggggtgttacagatactCCCATTTCTCGGAGCTTCTTGACCTGTTCCATATCTTTCGGAGCAAGAAGATTGCAATCGCTTCTTCAATGCTTGCTCCAACTGGTCCTGCTGAGGATGCCCCTACTCCTAGTTGCAGCCATGGTCACCAATAGTTCTAAACAAGTTAAACTTTCCTTGATTACTCAAGGGCTAGCCATATTTCCTTTTCGGTTCTTGTACATGTACACGAGTAGTATCAATTCATATATTTACTTTCAAATAAATTGGTGATTAATTAAAGTACTTTAAACCTAACCCGATAGGAATAACTAATGTTTACTTTCAATAAATTGGTTATTAATAAATTGGTGATTAATATATAGGAGAATTTACTCTTGCAATGTGTTAACGAAAACATGAATTTCATGTTTACAAATATGTTTAAGTACTTTGCATTGTCATAACtatccaaaattaaatttaaaaattatctaaacactaatattttataataaaattatattattttttaaacctAACCCGATATTTATGGATAAAGGGAGACATAAGCGactttttaagaatttatatGGACCAATTAAGTTTTGACGagtgtattttattaaatcaagattcattttgtttttttctttcatttgcaTGTAATAAATTCTTtctcaagaaaaagaaaaccaattttatttataattcctCAAATATTTCGATAAAATTATTGTAACACCTTGTATTATAttctaaattgcaattttatctctttattaGAAAACAATTTGAAAGGTGATACGTTGATTgctattatattttttacacaAAGGTTTGTAATAAagtaaatcaagaaaatcaatcCACGATAATTCATATTAGTGCCCTAAACGTTAAAACGTTACCTTGAAAATGTGCTCAAAATTGATTTACATTGTAATGATGAAAATATGCAAATAAggagaaataattaaatttttatcatactaggaaaataaaatattattttttagaaaatggtTCGACCATTTTCATCCAGCTGTAAACTAATTTATACTtctcttttattgtttttttccatattttggacgaaaataaaatatctttttttagaaaatggtTACATCATTGTTTATCCAGCTATACACTAATTCACACTTCCCTTTTATGGTTCTTTATTCCATgctttgaattttattactaggaaaataaaatatcccTTTTTAGTAAATGGTCACATCATTTTTATCCCGTCATACACTAAtttatactttcttttattgttcttttttcccatattttgaattgaatttgaatgcaaaaaaaaaaaagagagttaaaTTTGAGCTCAAAAGTCTTTATTCCAATTGTGTTAAGTCTAAAATCAAAAGGTAAGTATTAATTCTAGACTTACATTTGAAGTGGGATTATTTGGCCCATGTTTCAAGTTTTGGAGCACattgaaaaattgatattttacataaattctaattaatttgtaaattttttcgAGTTATGCAATTTAAATGcacaactattttattttattttattttcacttacATGTGGTTTGATGCGAACATTGTAATCTTTCatgtgtaataaaataaatttaagtagaTCATCGGTGGTTGAACATCAaactattattaatttgttgaaaCACATTCTCCATAGTACCATAGACGAACTAAGCACAATTTTAGTaagtgaaaaataatttatattacacATAACAATGTGAGAACCTGTAGTGAAAGGAGATAACTTAGAGGCCTTATTTCATTTGTTTGGGCCTTCAATTCTTGAGTTTGTTGTCCTCTATATATATGCATTGCATTCATTTGTAGTCC
This sequence is a window from Gossypium raimondii isolate GPD5lz chromosome 5, ASM2569854v1, whole genome shotgun sequence. Protein-coding genes within it:
- the LOC105766994 gene encoding agamous-like MADS-box protein AGL62 — protein: MIENDDDQLITFLKRKPFTFDHPSIESIANRFLNGNIPVIDDAHALIEAHRMVRINKVIQLYNEVHSQMDASNETQKVLTQQVTSGTNSNRWWETPLDQLNPRELYE